TCGGGATATATACCGTCAGCTAGATAATATCCCTTCGTAAACTCTTCGTTATTAATAGTATATTGCAATTCGGGGGCCCTATCTTGGAGTAAATCATCAACCAAATCTGATTCATTaaggacgttgatgtcgttgttcgaacctGCAGGGCCAAAGTAAGCAagccaaatccacaaatcatacAAAGCTACAGCTTCAAGCATGATCGTGGGATGTCCTTTATCGCCTCGTGTGTACTGCCCTTGCCAAGCCACCGGACAGTTTCTCCAAccccaatgcatacaatcaatACTACCAAGCATACCAGGAAAACCATGAATCTGTTCATGCTTACTTACCAAACGTTAAACATCTTGAGTTGTCGGCCTTCTTAAGTACTCagtgttatataaataataaacacacttGCAAAAGTTATACAAGCATTCAGTTGAAGTCGCACGACCCATGTGTAAGTACTCATCTAATTGGTCGGCATTAGAAGCATACGCCAATTGACGTATGGCGgaagtacatttttgaaaaatgttgaaaccAGCCCTACCAGTACAATCGGTTTCACTTTTTtggaaaaatagaaaatgtttGGGTAGGGGTTCAATGGCGCTAAAGTTGTGTATATTTTGGCATATACGAAGAAACATATGCTTGCGCATTCGAAATCTTCTTCGAAAATAATCGGCCGGGAAAGTGGGTGCATCAGAATTGTAATCATTCCATAAACGCACCGCGGCTCCGGCATGATCTCGTGATAAAACCCTCCTGTTTCGAGGTACACGTGAACTTGACTCGACATCGTCTGCTTCGTCTTCgttacaaacataaaaaattgcGCTTGCGATCTTTGGATTAAATAGGGTGTCCATTTGCGTAACGGTTGAGTTTAGAAATTTGAAATCGTCACTTGATGATGAATTAGACATGATTTTGATGGTGTTTGATGAATGAAATGGTATGTGATAGAATGTTTAtgtgttaaaataataataagttggagtgtttaaatagaaaaaaaaaattagccgttagaaaaaaagaaaaaacaaaacaaaatcgaaGTATTCGTTGCTTTGGGTCCACTTCGCGCGTCTTCAAGAGTCCCCCGGAGGACTAAGTGGGGGGACGCACCGTTTTGGACGCTCGGTGCCAATAACGTCCGTCGTCCTTTTTGGCGAGGACTCCCCTCGAACGCTCCTATAAGCTGGGTCTTATTGTTAATTTGCTGCTTGTTTTCAACTTGGTTTCAAAAGGAGAACACGTATAGCTTGGTtggtattttaaattttaatccaACGTTCACACAAAAAATTGATCACCTTATAGGAGGATCATAAAGAGAAAGTGATGATAATACATCTTTTTTATAGCCATTGACACTAATTCCCcatgtatatatactaatatacatCCAACAAAAATGACATTATGGGAGTTGTTTGTATTTGTTCATCTAAGTTTATCCTTACAGACGAAATATACAAAtacttaaacatatatat
The Erigeron canadensis isolate Cc75 chromosome 2, C_canadensis_v1, whole genome shotgun sequence DNA segment above includes these coding regions:
- the LOC122587974 gene encoding uncharacterized protein LOC122587974; translation: MDTLFNPKIASAIFYVCNEDEADDVESSSRVPRNRRVLSRDHAGAAIHGFPGMLGSIDCMHWGWRNCPVAWQGQYTRGDKGHPTIMLEAVALYDLWIWLAYFGPAGSNNDINVLNESDLVDDLLQDRAPELQYTINNEEFTKGYYLADGIYPEWATLVKSFKCPMDPKTTKFKRYQEAARKDVERAFGVLQGRWAILKQDACPHSVNKIKRMMYACVILHNMIVQDNGNAISDLEEDYLSDLTNMPRRTWDERVATQMRVVGEIRDRRTHHRLRNALVDHVWHLPENYRQR